From a region of the Zingiber officinale cultivar Zhangliang chromosome 4B, Zo_v1.1, whole genome shotgun sequence genome:
- the LOC121977715 gene encoding F-box protein SNE-like translates to MMMLLLPHREEEEEGGAAGRRRFPINDNADLLAEVLGRLDGRSLAVAGCVCRLWSAVGRREAVWEAVCHRHVAVGRAGAAGGTRSVVAALGGYRRLYRLCIGPALDRLAGVRRQGPAVSSSSSAARHVSLSLALSLFSIDCYERLGGVGGRQQQPPASLLFLCKPVDVS, encoded by the coding sequence ATGATGATGCTTCTCCTGCCGCacagagaagaggaggaagagggaggCGCGGCCGGGCGGCGGCGGTTCCCTATCAATGACAACGCCGATCTTCTCGCGGAGGTGCTCGGCCGCCTCGACGGCCGCTCGCTGGCGGTGGCCGGGTGCGTCTGCCGCCTCTGGAGCGCCGTCGGCCGCAGGGAGGCCGTGTGGGAGGCCGTCTGCCACCGCCACGTGGCCGTCGGCCGAGCGGGGGCGGCGGGCGGGACGCGCTCCGTCGTGGCCGCCCTCGGCGGGTACCGGCGCCTGTACCGGCTCTGCATCGGGCCGGCGCTGGACCGGCTCGCCGGCGTCCGGAGGCAGGGTCCGGCagtgtcgtcgtcgtcgtcggcaGCGCGCCACGTGTCCCTCTCCCTCGCGCTCTCGCTCTTCTCCATCGACTGCTACGAGCGGCTCGGCGGCGTGGGCGGGAGGCAGCAGCAGCCCCCGGCGTCGCTGCTGTTCCTGTGCAAGCCGGTCGACGTGTCTTGA
- the LOC121977716 gene encoding uncharacterized protein LOC121977716, with translation MRDSESRHHNVQPTRRSSRLKLLREVYESDVRREDGSTDIQQHVNKAGPGLTKRIKIEMVEKEDETFSCKSGEQDKSYPHGTFDDQIDIPLKDLRKRCRNKTQKFPKAVSPLEVVHDDYSNNDQSVEQEEPDLEEPIIKLKQRHLKGSMAHNKRRKSASVSLDPLVSTSLSYQLADIKQGFLLAVKDDTVNKVKDSEDTIHQDLKTTGGTHFWKNGSPIVLKEDPVGAESHSKTEDYHSVSATSTIGSFQKDYQLASVVQQSPNSILRNTSNSKCLTVSFPESHGVPVESFELPRDIPNDDVSEKKQLPPMPSKSRLYQAGGESTDDSEPENSMSIHDIDKEHISSLPNQNDIPLVSEDMRVSPDCCNEEAISAPVETHLANRSENENQRTSLLDEITHGIQVEENNSPSKSTYIQVKDVTNNHNLGCKEVYGLAEIFLRGEENPCCDLINDASTANLLQPVPFSQTCSIAVKKLCSAVESLTKAESFCEVENSLKEQAEKRTDFSSQVSSLTISDGLAKFNVQSLAAAPLSVNPSSVLQYTNNNSVKNTDNINYAVREKFVATSNQETMSSISLVDETRNEQPECAEEMFEDHSPIKLLSYRKTLSPTSQEKLCQVLSQLTDSPEKRKRLSLDKWANVMKPSCIPSKKEAQLLMDHDHTYKKHWDCSNGTPIGKRTLKFQEISGKMPSCMMHSTSDMHMEKVIEFSQQQMHDIERIATQLLKKLNTMKTIVETNVTLQAQSSLDESFTSEEIKVAAEDVSELERTTKKWLSIIKKDCIRFCKIIDRQKTNQLLLPTALRKGGE, from the exons ATGAGGGACTCAGAGTCTAGACATCACAATGTGCAGCCCACAAGACGATCTTCCAGACTCAAATTATTGCGTGAAGTATATGAGTCGGATGTTAGAAGAGAGGATGGATCTACAGATATTCAGCAACACGTTAACAAGGCTGGTCCTGGTCTTACTAAGCGGATAAAAATCGAGATGGTGGAAAAAGAAGATGAAACATTTTCATGCAAATCAGGCGAACAAGACAAATCTTATCCTCATGGTACCTTTGATGATCAAATTGACATTCCTTTGAAGGATCTGCGCAAAAGGTGCAGAAATAAGACACAGAAGTTCCCAAAAGCTGTTTCTCCTCTAGAAGTTGTCCATGATGATTACTCAAATAATGATCAATCTGTAGAACAAGAAGAGCCTGATCTCGAGGAACCTATTATTAAGTTGAAGCAAAGACATTTAAAAGGATCTATGGCACACAATAAGCGAAGAAAATCTGCATCAGTGTCTTTGGATCCTTTGGTTTCGACCTCTTTATCATATCAACTCGCAGATATCAAACAAGGTTTTTTACTTGCTGTAAAAGATGACACGGTAAACAAAGTGAAAGATTCAGAGGACACCATACATCAAGACTTGAAAACAACCGGAG GGACACACTTCTGGAAAAATGGTTCACCCATTGTTTTAAAGGAAGATCCTGTTGGCGCTGAATCTCATAGTAAAACTGAAGATTATCATTCTGTCTCTGCTACCTCAACAATTGGTTCGTTTCAGAAAGACTATCAATTAGCTTCTGTTGTCCAGCAGTCTCCAAACTCAATACTCAGAAACACTAGTAATAGCAAATGCCTGACAGTTAGTTTCCCTGAAAGTCATGGTGTTCCTGTGGAATCTTTTGAACTTCCACGGGATATACCTAATGATGATGTTTCTGAAAAGAAACAGCTTCCTCCCATGCCTAGTAAATCTCGATTATATCAAGCCGGTGGAGAATCCACAGACGATAGTGAACCTGAAAACAGTATGAGCATTCATGATATTGACAAAGAACATATTAGTTCATTGCCAAACCAGAATGATATTCCATTAGTTTCAGAAGACATGAGAGTTTCTCCTGATTGTTGCAATGAGGAGGCCATCTCTGCTCCAGTGGAGACTCATCTTGCTAACAGGAGTGAAAATGAGAATCAAAGGACGTCCTTGCTGGATGAAATTACTCATGGGATTCAAGTGGAAGAGAATAATTCTCCTAGTAAGTCAACGTATATTCAGGTGAAAGATGTGACCAACAATCATAACCTAGGATGCAAAGAAGTATATGGATTGGCAGAAATATTTTTGCGTGGGGAAGAAAATCCATGCTGTGATTTAATTAATGATGCATCAACTGCAAATTTACTGCAACCTGTACCCTTCTCACAGACGTGTTCCATTGCAGTGAAAAAGTTATGTAGTGCGGTTGAAAGTTTGACTAAGGCGGAATCTTTCTGTGAAGTGGAAAACAGTTTGAAAGAGCAAGCAGAGAAAAGAACTGATTTCTCTTCGCAAGTTTCTAGTTTAACTATTTCAGATGGATTGGCCAAATTTAATGTACAATCTCTTGCAGCAGCTCCTCTGTCTGTCAATCCAAGCAGTGTTCTGCAATACACCAATAATAATTCAGTGAAGAATACAGACAACATAAATTATGCAGTTCGGGAAAAGTTTGTTGCAACTTCAAATCAAGAAACTATGAGTTCAATATCTCTTGTGGATGAAACAAGGAATGAACAACCGGAATGTGCTGAAGAGATGTTCGAAGACCATAGTCCAATAAAGTTGTTATCATATAGGAAG ACACTTTCTCCAACCTCTCAGGAAAAGCTTTGTCAAGTTTTGAGTCAATTAACTG ATTCACCAGAAAAACGTAAGAGGCTGTCATTAGACAAATGGGCCAATGTGATGAAACCCTCATGCATTCCAAGTAAGAAGGAAGCTCAATTGCTTATGGACCATGATCATACATATAAGAAGCATTGGGATTGTTCAAATGGCACTCCAATTGGGAAAAGAACTCTCAAGTTCCAGGAAATTTCTGGAAAGATGCCTTCTTGCATGATGCATTCGACATCCGACATGCATATGGAGAAGGTTATTGAATTTTCACAGCAGCAGATGCATGACATAGAGAGAATTGCTACACAGCTCTTGAAGAAATTGAATACCATGAAGACCATTGTCGAAACAAATGTCACTTTGCAAGCACAATCTTCCCTAGATGAATCATTTACTTCTGAAGAG ATAAAGGTAGCTGCTGAAGATGTTTCTGAACTCGAAAGGACCACTAAGAAATGGTTATCTATAATAAAAAAGGACTGCATTCGTTTCTGTAAAATAAT AGATCGACAGAAAACAAATCAACTGTTACTGCCAACGGCACTcagaaaaggaggagaataa